TGTTTGCGCCCATGCGGTGCAATTCGGCCACGTGGGTCAAGCGGTCGGGATAGACCGGGTCCTGCACCACGCTCGTGCCGGGCACCGTTGCCAGCAGCGCACTCATCTGCGGCTGCAGGTCGGTGGGAAAGCCCGGGTAGCTCTGGGTCGTGATGTTCACCGGCTTGAGCTCGCGCACGGTGGCGTCCACGATCAGGCGGCCCGCCTCCTCGGTGATTTCCACGCCCATCTCCTGCAGCTTGGCCGTCACGGCGCGCAGGTGGTCGGGGCGCACGTTGTTGACCGTCAGGCGGCTGCGGGTGGCGGCGGCGAGCATCATGAAGGTGCCGGCCTCGATGCGGTCGGGAATCACGGTGTATTCGCCGCCGCGCAGGGCGGGCACGCCCCGCACGGTGATGGTGTTGGTTCCCGCACCCTCGATGTCGGCGCCCAGGCTGTTCAGGAATTCCACCATGTCCACCACATCGGTGTCGATGCTGGCGTTTTCAAGAATCACGACGCCGTCTCCGAGCACCGCCGCCAGAATGGCGTTGTGGGTGCCGCCCACCGTCAGCAGCTCAAAGGTAAAGCGTCCGCTGAGGCTGGCCGAGCGCCGGGCATCAAAGTTGCCGCCGTCCTCGGTGATCTCCACACCCAGCGCCCGGAAGGCCTTGACGTGCTGGTCCACCGGACGCGGCCCCCACGCGCAGCCGCCGGGCATGCTGACGGTGGCCTCTCCGGCACGCGCCAGGATGGCCCCCATCACGATGAAGCTCGCCCGCATCTTGCTCACGAGCGCGTACGGCGCGTCGGTGTTCAGGATCTCGGGGGTGTGCAACTCCAGGCTGTTGTCGCCGACCCAGCGGTGAACCGTGCCCAGGTGGGCAAGCAGGTCAAGGATGGTGTACACGTCACTCAGGCGGGGAATGCCGTGAAGGATCACCGGCTCGTGGGTCAGCAGGCTGGCCACAATGACGGGAAGAGCGGCATTCTTGCTGTGCTGAACGGTAATTTCGCCGCCGATCTGGCGGCCACCCTTGATCTGGAGCGGGGTCAATTGCATGGCTTCATCCTTTTTCTGCTGGGGACCCCAGGGGGGTGGTCAGAGGGGGCGGTACGGTGATGACGGTTGAACGCATTCATCCCGACTACAGGTGCATGTTACACATCATACTCACCGCACGTCTAGAC
This is a stretch of genomic DNA from Deinococcus aerophilus. It encodes these proteins:
- the murA gene encoding UDP-N-acetylglucosamine 1-carboxyvinyltransferase; its protein translation is MQLTPLQIKGGRQIGGEITVQHSKNAALPVIVASLLTHEPVILHGIPRLSDVYTILDLLAHLGTVHRWVGDNSLELHTPEILNTDAPYALVSKMRASFIVMGAILARAGEATVSMPGGCAWGPRPVDQHVKAFRALGVEITEDGGNFDARRSASLSGRFTFELLTVGGTHNAILAAVLGDGVVILENASIDTDVVDMVEFLNSLGADIEGAGTNTITVRGVPALRGGEYTVIPDRIEAGTFMMLAAATRSRLTVNNVRPDHLRAVTAKLQEMGVEITEEAGRLIVDATVRELKPVNITTQSYPGFPTDLQPQMSALLATVPGTSVVQDPVYPDRLTHVAELHRMGANITVSGYTQVIQGADLHAAPVKAADLRAGAALFIAALTTEGETVIDGVQYLNRGYERLGERLRGIGASVRQPDLALAMD